Genomic segment of Acidobacteriota bacterium:
CGGGAAACATTGAAAATAACCGATCGCGCTTATATCATCAACAACGGCGAGATCCTGCGATCCGGCACCCCCGCGGAGCTGTCCGCGGACCCCCAGGTGCGCAAGATATACCTCGGCGAGGAATTCAGTCTGTAGCGCATGGCTTTAGAACAGAAGCTATCTCTTAAGCTGGCCCAAAAGCTGGTGATGACGCCGTCGCTGCAGCAGGCGATCAAGCTGCTGCAGATGACGCGCATGGAGCTCCAGGGCGTCCTCGCTCAGGAAATGGTGGAGAACCCCATCCTGGAAGAGTCCCAGGAGATCTCCGCCGAAGAAGAGAGCTCGCCGTTGGACGAGCTCGACTCGAAGAAGGAGCGCGACGACGAGCTCGATCACGCCGAGTCGATGGAAGACATCGACCTGGACGCCTACTTCAGCGACTATTGGGAGGGCTCCGGTACCGCCTCCACTCACGAGGTGCGGGAAGGGCCGCCGCTGGAGAACACCATCTCCCGCGATCCCGACCTCTACGACCACCTGCTCTGGCAAGTTCACATGGCGGAGATCTCTCCGCGCCAGCGGGTTTTGGCGGAGCTGGTCATCGGCAACCTCGAGCCCGACGGTTTTCTGGTGGCCAATGCCGAGGAGATCCTCGCCTCGGCGCCCCCCCTCGACGAAGACGACGAAGAAGAGCCCTTCACCACCGCGGAGGTTCAGCGGGCGGTGAAGCTGGTGCAGGCCCTGGATCCGCCGGGCATCGCCCGCCGCAACCTGCAGGAGAGCCTGCTGGCGCAGCTCGCCCACAGCCGCCAGGAAGCGGGGCTGGATCCCCATCCCGCTGATGTGGAGCCGGAGGAGCCGGAGGAGCAAGCCGCCGGTGAGGGTGAAGACGGCGAGCTGGAAGCGGCGGAGGGAGAGACCGAAGAGGCTGAGCCGGAAGCGGAAGAGATTCCCGAAGACGAGACCGACGAAGAGCGCAACTACCGCCTCGCCCGGATCTTGCTGGCGGACTATTGGGATCAATTCCTACGCCGCCAATACCCCAGCATCGCCAAAGACCTGGGCATCAACCTCCAGCATCTGGAGCCGGCGGTGGAGCTGATCAAGACCCTCGACCTGCGCCCCGGTCGCCAATACACCAGCGAGCGCACCCAATACGTCGAGCCCGACGTGGTGGTGGTCAAGGTCAGCGGCGAGTACGTGATCCAGGTCAACGACGACGGCATGCCCCGTTTGCGGGTGAGCAAAGCCTATCGGCGCATGTTGCGCAAGATGCGCAGCCAGGGCAACGATGCCGAAGCCCAGGCCTACATCAAAGACAAGATCCGCTCCGCCATGTGGTTGATCAAGAGTCTCGATCAACGCCAGCGCACCATCTACAAGGTAGCCAGCTCCATCGTCCGGCAACAGCAGGAGTTCCTGGAGCGGGGGATCGAGTACCTACGCCCCATGGTGCTGCGAGACGTGGCGGAAGACATCGGCATGCATGAATCCACCGTCAGCCGGGTGGTGGCGAATAAGTACATCCACACCCCTCGGGGTCTGCTGCCGCTGAAGTTCTTCTTCCACAGCGGCATCGACCGCGAGTACGGCGAGAATATTTCCTCCCTCACGGTCAAGCGCAAGATCAAGCACTTGATCGATGAAGAGGATCCCAAGAAGCCCCTATCCGACAGCGAATTGATGCGGGTGCTCAAGCGCGAAGGCATTCAGATCGCCCGCCGGACGGTGGCCAAATACCGCGACGAGCTAGGCATCCCGTCGTCCACCGACCGCAAAAGGATCTTCTGATCTGCAGCGGTTCATGACCCACGGCTCCCCAGGCGACGGATGGTTGTCCAGGGAGCTCTGAGGAGAACGATGAACATCGAGTACGTTGGCAAGCATT
This window contains:
- the rpoN gene encoding RNA polymerase factor sigma-54 translates to MALEQKLSLKLAQKLVMTPSLQQAIKLLQMTRMELQGVLAQEMVENPILEESQEISAEEESSPLDELDSKKERDDELDHAESMEDIDLDAYFSDYWEGSGTASTHEVREGPPLENTISRDPDLYDHLLWQVHMAEISPRQRVLAELVIGNLEPDGFLVANAEEILASAPPLDEDDEEEPFTTAEVQRAVKLVQALDPPGIARRNLQESLLAQLAHSRQEAGLDPHPADVEPEEPEEQAAGEGEDGELEAAEGETEEAEPEAEEIPEDETDEERNYRLARILLADYWDQFLRRQYPSIAKDLGINLQHLEPAVELIKTLDLRPGRQYTSERTQYVEPDVVVVKVSGEYVIQVNDDGMPRLRVSKAYRRMLRKMRSQGNDAEAQAYIKDKIRSAMWLIKSLDQRQRTIYKVASSIVRQQQEFLERGIEYLRPMVLRDVAEDIGMHESTVSRVVANKYIHTPRGLLPLKFFFHSGIDREYGENISSLTVKRKIKHLIDEEDPKKPLSDSELMRVLKREGIQIARRTVAKYRDELGIPSSTDRKRIF